A stretch of the Aegilops tauschii subsp. strangulata cultivar AL8/78 chromosome 4, Aet v6.0, whole genome shotgun sequence genome encodes the following:
- the LOC109747023 gene encoding uncharacterized protein has protein sequence MNRIPSVSLRGDAAEAGAAAAPDPAALARWARAFCIIRFDLERGQLVEACFPPDALAHGGLDRLVAFSSFPDSMSHHLPRHRSSVHDSLFSFRLPDPSPDAAGSRRGFLYGFVFNRQRQDERLPRGGEQKSVVILSHAPYSSLFRLLLQILGPLCFDIGHTALTMVASHVAAWPAPSPGCPMELPIGSAALRVHLPPAANDPGPPPALLPANPSVPYGLFHDADLFAAFRGLLLHLWTLWELMVVGEPILVVAPSPPQCSEAVAGLVSLVAPILYSVDFRPYFTIHDPDFARLNALAEGEVFPPMVLGVTNLFFLRSLKSVPNVVSVGSPNPNSTRVLPAGGQSPASANGSNGTPVRLKLDKLAISKFSPTGLLNSIKLRREGPLSLMTEHKEALWSTYVPTTKPDTSVLNRLIDAGVSPRIEESMSVVNNEILRRHFLELTTNFLAPFGPYLRTTTPLEGSSPFVDPPLLPPFHADEFVNGLASRGPGKFLSKRMKSNWLDLYRKFLEGPNFMPWFRQRRSAAEQDQLRLWRQARMNVDIEKLMSKMSELERIDSFNVIERYLLKEMENSRTATAESIAACQKLKADLQAAFSVLPKDMQQLLLSNPKRAVLLQASQEKVSGLGDVVSQTSL, from the exons ATGAACCGGATCCCGTCCGTCTCGCTGCGGGGCGACGCGGCCgaggcgggcgcggcggcggcgcccgaCCCCGCGGCGCTGGCGCGGTGGGCGCGGGCCTTCTGCATCATCCGCTTCGACCTGGAGCGCGGGCAGCTGGTGGAGGCCTGCTTcccgcccgacgcgctcgcccaCGGCGGCCTCGACCGCCTCGTCGCCTTCTCCTCCTTCCCGGACTCCATGTCCCACCACCTCCCGCGCCACCGCTCCTCCGTCCACGACTCGCTCTTCTCCTTCCGTCTCCCGGACCCCTCCCCGGACGCGGCGGGCTCCCGCCGCGGCTTCCTCTACGGCTTCGTCTTCAACCGCCAGCGCCAGGACGAGCGCCTCCCCCGCGGCGGCGAGCAGAAGTCCGTTGTCATACTTTCACACGCGCCATACTCTTCGCTGTTCCGCCTGCTGCTGCAGATCCTTGGCCCCCTCTGCTTCGACATAGGCCACACTGCGCTGACAATGGTGGCGTCGCACGTTGCCGCCTGGCCGGCGCCGTCACCAGGGTGCCCCATGGAGCTCCCCATTGGCAGCGCCGCTCTGCGGGTGCACCTTCCGCCCGCGGCCAACGACCCTGGGCCGCCGCCTGCGCTGTTGCCGGCGAACCCCTCGGTGCCGTATGGGCTCTTCCACGATGCTGATCTATTTGCTGCGTTTCGTGGCTTGCTCCTCCACCTGTGGACTCTTTGGGAACTCATGGTTGTTGGTGAACCCATACTGGTTGTGGCGCCATCACCACCTCAGTGCTCCGAGGCTGTGGCTGGGCTTGTTAGCCTTGTTGCTCCAATCTTGTATAGTGTGGACTTCAGGCCGTACTTCACTATTCATGATCCGGACTTCGCTCGCCTTAATGCGCTTGCAGAAGGCGAGGTGTTCCCACCGATGGTGCTCGGGGTGACGAACTTGTTTTTCCTGAGGAGTCTTAAGAGTGTTCCAAATGTGGTGTCCGTGGGAAGCCCGAATCCAAATTCTACTAGGGTGCTCCCAGCAGGTGGGCAATCACCAGCATCAGCAAATGGATCCAATGGGACACCTGTGAGGCTCAAACTCGACAAACTTGCAATCAGTAAGTTTTCGCCCACTGGTCTATTGAATTCAATCAAGTTGAGGAGAGAAGGCCCTCTTTCCCTCATGACAGAGCATAAAGAGGCGCTATGGAGCACATATGTGCCAACTACAAAGCCCGACACCTCTGTTCTAAATAGACTCATTGATGCCGGTGTGTCGCCTAGAATTGAGGAGTCCATGTCAGTCGTCAACAATGAGATATTGAGGCGGCATTTCTTGGAGCTAACGACCAACTTCCTTGCGCCTTTCGGGCCATATCTGAGAACTACAACACCACTGGAAGGGAGTTCTCCATTCGTTGATCCACCATTACTTCCACCATTTCACGCAGATGAGTTTGTCAATGGTTTGGCTTCTAGAGGTCCAGGGAAATTTTTGTCGAAAAGGATGAAGTCCAATTGGTTGGATTTATATAG AAAATTCTTGGAAGGCCCTAACTTCATGCCTTGGTTCCGACAAAGACGTTCTGCTGCAGAGCAAGATCAGCTAAGGTTATGGAGGCAAGCTCGCATGAATGTTGATATCGAGAAGTTAATGTCAAAGATGTCCGAGTTGGAGAGGATTGATTCTTTTAATGTTATTGAGCGGTATCTTCTCAAAGAGATGGAG AATTCTCGGACAGCTACTGCTGAATCAATAGCAGCATGCCAGAAACTGAAGGCAGACCTCCAAGCAGCATTCAGTGTCCTCCCAAAGGACATGCAGCAGCTGCTGCTTTCCAACCCTAAACGAGCCGTGCTTCTTCAAGCCAGCCAAGAAAAGGTCTCAGGACTTGGGGACGTTGTCTCCCAGACAAGTTTGTAG